A stretch of the Filimonas lacunae genome encodes the following:
- a CDS encoding L,D-transpeptidase family protein, producing MKRSILAIILVSCVNVMFGQQTFLDLQKAQPRVAYAVKLKEDTLKKQFAAAGLQWPAKQIYVRSFKYDSQLEVWVRGSNAEDFKLFKTYKVCAMAGSIGPKRISGDYQVPEGFYYINEFNPRSVYHLSLGLNYPNASDRILSDSLKPGGDIYIHGSCVTVGCIPIQDSQIEELYILAANAKSNGQDFIPVHIFPIRFNNPKSMEYFSRVTKDDQDLQHFAVKLKEAYDFFEKEKKLPLISVNGKGEYVLMN from the coding sequence ATGAAGAGAAGTATTCTGGCCATTATTTTGGTTTCCTGTGTAAATGTGATGTTTGGACAACAGACTTTTTTAGATCTGCAGAAGGCGCAACCCCGTGTGGCTTATGCGGTTAAGTTGAAGGAGGATACCTTGAAAAAACAGTTTGCAGCGGCTGGTTTACAGTGGCCTGCAAAACAGATATATGTTCGTTCTTTTAAATACGATAGCCAGCTGGAAGTATGGGTGCGTGGTTCTAATGCAGAAGACTTTAAGCTGTTTAAAACTTATAAGGTGTGTGCTATGGCCGGTTCTATAGGGCCTAAACGTATTTCGGGCGATTACCAGGTGCCGGAAGGTTTTTACTATATCAACGAGTTTAACCCGCGTAGTGTGTACCACCTGTCGTTAGGTTTGAACTATCCGAATGCTTCTGACCGTATTTTAAGCGATTCCTTAAAGCCCGGTGGTGATATTTATATTCATGGTAGCTGTGTAACCGTGGGTTGCATTCCTATTCAGGATTCACAAATTGAAGAATTATACATACTGGCCGCCAATGCTAAAAGCAATGGGCAGGACTTTATCCCCGTTCATATTTTCCCCATCCGTTTTAATAACCCTAAAAGCATGGAATACTTTTCGAGGGTTACTAAAGACGACCAGGATTTACAGCACTTTGCTGTGAAACTGAAAGAAGCTTACGATTTCTTTGAGAAAGAAAAGAAACTTCCCCTTATCTCCGTAAACGGCAAAGGGGAATATGTTCTGATGAATTAA